One part of the Bacillus sp. FJAT-45350 genome encodes these proteins:
- a CDS encoding glycerophosphodiester phosphodiesterase produces MNKCMAHRGWSGKAPENTLAAFELAINEDKIDSIETDVHMSKDGVPVLIHDFTLERTTNGTGLVNGKTLSELKELDAGSWYSEEYEGEKIPTLEELLIRAKGRIRLNLELKSAGYFYPKIINTVVALVKKYEMEHEVVITSFDHQKIKELKNEPLIETGLVFAGSVTLLEEQLELTGSTVISIAFPFLTKEFAEHYIARGYKIVTWTPNTEEEIVFVKLIHPDIVICTNHPEKVIN; encoded by the coding sequence ATGAATAAGTGCATGGCGCATCGAGGCTGGTCAGGTAAGGCACCTGAAAATACATTAGCAGCTTTTGAGTTGGCTATTAATGAAGATAAGATTGATTCGATAGAGACAGATGTTCACATGTCTAAAGACGGTGTACCGGTTTTAATTCATGATTTTACATTAGAACGAACAACGAATGGTACGGGGTTAGTAAATGGCAAAACCTTGTCTGAACTTAAAGAACTTGATGCAGGGTCATGGTACTCAGAAGAGTATGAAGGAGAGAAGATACCTACGTTAGAAGAATTACTAATAAGAGCAAAAGGAAGAATACGGTTGAACCTGGAATTAAAGTCTGCTGGTTATTTTTATCCAAAGATAATTAATACGGTTGTTGCTTTAGTTAAAAAATATGAGATGGAACATGAGGTTGTTATCACATCATTTGATCATCAGAAAATAAAGGAATTAAAAAATGAACCTTTAATAGAAACTGGATTAGTGTTTGCGGGGAGTGTTACATTACTAGAGGAACAGCTTGAGTTAACAGGTTCTACAGTTATTTCAATCGCTTTTCCTTTTTTGACTAAAGAATTTGCAGAGCATTATATTGCACGTGGTTATAAAATAGTTACATGGACACCGAATACTGAAGAAGAGATTGTCTTTGTGAAATTAATACATCCTGATATTGTAATATGTACAAACCATCCTGAA
- a CDS encoding EAL domain-containing protein has translation MSIEMFIREEEFYHYFQPIYSLGSFERLGYEVLLRSNVYANPEIAFLEAKKAKKLYELDSRSIHKALCTYHSAGQSKNGETLFLNVFPSTILHNNFPIFLKRIITENYLTSQQIVLEISESEVIDDFCIFKSRILELKKLGFLIAIDDIGRGYANFQSIIELDPDYLKLDRYLAKDLHLSKQKQNLITFLHSYCERENKHLILEGLEDDNELSVAKTLGIPYGQGYLLGKPASLSNVVMC, from the coding sequence TTGTCTATTGAAATGTTTATTCGAGAAGAGGAATTCTATCATTATTTTCAGCCAATCTACAGCTTAGGATCTTTTGAAAGGTTGGGGTATGAGGTCCTACTTAGGTCTAATGTTTATGCTAATCCTGAAATCGCTTTCTTAGAAGCAAAAAAAGCAAAAAAGCTTTATGAGTTGGATTCGCGGTCCATTCATAAAGCCCTCTGCACCTACCATTCAGCAGGACAATCAAAAAATGGAGAAACTTTATTTTTAAATGTCTTTCCATCGACGATTTTACATAATAACTTTCCCATTTTTCTCAAGAGAATTATTACTGAAAACTATCTAACTAGTCAACAGATTGTACTTGAAATTTCCGAATCTGAGGTTATTGATGATTTTTGCATATTTAAATCAAGGATACTAGAACTAAAAAAACTGGGTTTCTTAATTGCAATTGACGATATTGGAAGAGGTTATGCTAATTTTCAATCAATAATTGAACTAGATCCGGATTATCTTAAATTGGATCGATATTTAGCAAAAGATTTACATTTGTCAAAGCAAAAACAAAACCTTATTACCTTCCTACACAGCTATTGTGAGCGAGAAAATAAACATCTAATATTAGAAGGTTTAGAAGATGATAATGAATTATCCGTAGCTAAAACATTGGGAATTCCTTATGGACAAGGGTATTTATTAGGAAAACCAGCTTCATTAAGTAATGTTGTTATGTGTTAA
- a CDS encoding sensor domain-containing diguanylate cyclase produces MKKTLRFWILLLTFFVIISILFSTLFSAYVVTKQNVVNHSLEINSVYSEKLAQLADEVFTTMTFVLKQRQYDIADDLTHGRNIDGKLERLLHSSKDFNSVAVVNNEGIIISASPYVGIEGEKLTSLGANESLLHKKTLISDPYISISNRLILMVSTPLWGEEGNYIGFLAGTVYLQEDNIIRTILGEHYAKDGSYVYVVDNNGTLLYHPDVNRIGEVVRNNEVIESLIDGESGSQFITNSQGIDFLAGYTYIPSSQWGVVSQTPYSVAIAPVWNLVQKVFLYSIPFVILLIICTVFFTDRLASPLRKLALFIFNNESDTLKTEKPDIPTWYFEAEQLNKTLENFVQIKESSINTYKTNSLTDPLTGLGNRRYFDETLVQLKNEQKPFSLIIIDIDYFKKVNDEFGHQMGDEVLIFLSKKMKEFVRSVDVCVRLGGEEFIILLPNTNDNDAMNIAERMRENVSHTISPTGGYITISLGVGCYQAGEDINSFLKRVDGALYQSKREGRNKTVLSY; encoded by the coding sequence ATGAAGAAAACTTTACGCTTCTGGATATTATTACTTACTTTTTTCGTTATCATAAGTATATTATTTTCTACGTTATTCTCTGCCTATGTTGTAACTAAGCAAAACGTAGTCAATCATTCATTAGAAATTAACAGTGTATATTCTGAAAAGCTTGCACAATTAGCAGATGAAGTTTTTACAACAATGACATTTGTATTAAAACAAAGACAATATGATATTGCGGATGATTTAACTCATGGTCGTAATATAGATGGAAAATTAGAGCGATTGTTGCATAGTAGTAAGGATTTTAATTCAGTCGCAGTAGTTAATAATGAGGGTATTATCATAAGTGCATCACCCTACGTAGGTATTGAAGGTGAAAAACTTACATCCTTGGGGGCGAACGAATCTCTACTGCATAAAAAAACTCTCATATCAGATCCTTATATTTCTATTTCCAATCGCTTGATTCTTATGGTGTCTACGCCATTATGGGGTGAAGAAGGAAATTATATAGGTTTTTTAGCAGGTACTGTTTATTTACAAGAAGATAATATTATAAGAACGATATTAGGTGAACATTATGCTAAAGATGGTTCATATGTTTACGTTGTAGATAATAATGGCACATTATTATATCATCCTGATGTAAATCGTATTGGAGAAGTTGTTAGGAATAATGAAGTAATTGAAAGCTTAATTGATGGTGAAAGTGGTTCGCAATTCATTACAAACTCACAGGGGATAGACTTTCTTGCAGGATACACATATATACCGTCTAGCCAGTGGGGCGTCGTATCACAAACTCCTTATAGTGTGGCAATTGCTCCGGTTTGGAACTTGGTTCAGAAGGTCTTTTTGTATTCAATCCCATTTGTAATCTTGCTTATTATATGCACTGTGTTTTTCACAGATAGATTAGCTTCTCCGCTTCGAAAATTAGCACTTTTTATTTTTAATAATGAGTCAGATACGTTAAAAACTGAAAAGCCAGATATTCCAACATGGTATTTTGAGGCTGAACAATTAAATAAAACATTAGAAAATTTTGTGCAAATAAAAGAAAGTAGTATTAATACCTATAAAACTAATTCACTGACCGATCCACTAACAGGACTCGGAAATAGACGATATTTCGATGAAACATTAGTTCAATTGAAGAATGAACAAAAGCCTTTCTCCCTCATTATTATTGATATTGATTACTTTAAAAAAGTTAACGACGAATTTGGCCATCAGATGGGTGACGAAGTCTTAATATTTTTATCTAAGAAGATGAAAGAGTTTGTCAGAAGTGTTGATGTATGTGTGAGACTAGGTGGTGAAGAGTTCATTATTTTGTTGCCAAATACAAATGATAATGATGCGATGAATATTGCTGAGAGAATGCGTGAAAATGTAAGCCATACAATTAGTCCTACTGGTGGATATATTACAATTTCTTTAGGTGTGGGTTGTTATCAGGCAGGTGAAGATATAAATTCATTTCTTAAACGGGTAGATGGTGCGTTATATCAATCAAAAAGAGAAGGACGTAACAAAACAGTGTTATCTTATTAA
- the ald gene encoding alanine dehydrogenase, with protein MIIGVPKEIKNNENRVALTPAGVLSFVNGGHTVLIEKSAGEGSGFEDIAYVAAGAEMVEQSAEVWARAEMVMKVKEPLQEEYAYFKKGHILFTYLHLAAEPKLAEALVKSEVTAIAYETVEVNRTLPLLTPMSEVAGRMAAQIGAQFLEKPKGGKGILLAGVPGVKRGKVTVIGGGVVGTNAAKLAMGLGADVTIIDLSPERLRQLDDIFGNEINTLMSNPLNIAEAVAESDLLIGAVLIPGAKAPKLVTEDMIKSMKPGSVVVDVAIDQGGIIETVDKITTHDNPTYVKHDVVHYAVANMPGAVPRTSTLALTNVTVPYALQIANKGVTQALQENPALALGLNVAGGAVTYEAVARDLGYDYVTIENALLNETTTV; from the coding sequence ATGATTATTGGTGTACCTAAGGAAATTAAAAATAATGAAAATCGTGTGGCTTTAACACCGGCAGGAGTACTTAGCTTTGTAAATGGAGGACATACGGTTTTAATAGAAAAAAGTGCAGGAGAAGGCAGTGGTTTTGAAGATATAGCTTATGTAGCAGCGGGGGCAGAAATGGTAGAACAATCTGCCGAAGTATGGGCTCGTGCTGAAATGGTGATGAAGGTAAAAGAACCTCTTCAAGAGGAGTATGCTTATTTTAAAAAGGGACATATCTTATTCACTTATCTTCATTTAGCTGCAGAACCTAAGCTAGCAGAAGCTCTAGTAAAGAGTGAGGTTACTGCAATTGCTTATGAAACAGTAGAGGTAAATCGTACATTACCATTACTTACGCCAATGAGTGAAGTAGCAGGAAGAATGGCTGCACAAATTGGAGCTCAATTTCTTGAGAAGCCAAAGGGTGGTAAGGGAATTCTGTTAGCTGGTGTACCAGGAGTGAAACGTGGTAAGGTAACGGTTATCGGTGGTGGAGTTGTTGGAACGAATGCAGCTAAGCTTGCAATGGGATTAGGAGCAGACGTAACAATTATTGATTTAAGTCCGGAACGCTTACGTCAGCTTGATGATATCTTTGGTAATGAAATTAATACATTAATGTCAAACCCATTAAACATTGCTGAAGCAGTTGCTGAGAGTGATTTATTAATTGGAGCTGTACTAATTCCAGGAGCAAAAGCACCTAAATTAGTGACCGAAGACATGATTAAGTCAATGAAACCAGGTTCAGTAGTCGTTGATGTAGCAATTGATCAAGGTGGAATTATTGAGACTGTAGACAAAATTACAACGCATGATAACCCAACATATGTTAAGCATGACGTTGTACACTATGCTGTAGCAAACATGCCAGGTGCTGTACCAAGAACATCGACATTAGCTCTTACAAATGTCACAGTACCATATGCACTTCAGATTGCTAACAAAGGTGTGACACAAGCATTACAAGAAAATCCAGCATTAGCATTAGGGTTAAATGTTGCAGGTGGAGCAGTTACGTATGAAGCTGTTGCTAGAGACTTAGGATATGATTATGTTACGATTGAAAATGCGCTATTAAACGAAACAACAACTGTATAG